The Candidatus Woesearchaeota archaeon genome segment AAAATAAATCAATAGAATAATTATAATACCCTAATTTTAATAATTTTAGATTAATAAAATAAAAAATTAATCAGGAAAAACAGCTTATTCTGCCTTTTTCTTTGGCTGCGTTGCGCTTTCTTTCTTCGGGGCTTCCTTTTTTGGCTCTTTCTTCTCTTCTTTTTTCTCTTCTGCCTTTCTTTCTCTTGAAGCGCCGGCTCTTTTCTTTAATGGCTTTGCCTTGGGATGCTCGTTCTTGCTGCTTGAAAATTCTGCGAATTCAAATCCAAGGCTTCTAAGCGCGCCAGCAACATTTGCATGAGTGTCATTTTTCACTATGCTTATCTTTTTTGGGATTGGCTCAAGGTGCCTTACATTGCACTTCTTCCTTCTTGTTGCCCCGTCTATGATGACAAAGCTCTCATTCACATTGTCTATTACTGCGCAGATTCTTCCTGCGTCTCTTCCTGCTATTTTCATGCATACCTGTCCTATTTCCATCATGGTTAACCACCCTGTTCTTTAAGAAATAGCCCTTTTAACCTCTTCCTAATCTCATCCCTGCTTCTGTCGCCGGAAGCCTTCACATTTGATTAAAAGAGATATTTCTTTAATTGTTTTTTTGTTTATTTATTATAAATTATTAAAAGTAAAAACCTATTTTGAAACCTGCCTGGCTTTTTCCTTGAGCACTTCCCTCATGCATTTCGGGCAGAGGTTTGAATAAGGCCTTTCAGCCCTCTTTGCTGTCTTTGGAAGCTTCTTCATTGCGGCTGCTGTTGTCTTTGCCCTGTTGAGGCTTGCGCCGCACATTGCGCACTTTCCGCCGCTGTTCTTCCTTTTCTCATGGTGAAGCAATATTCTTCCGCCAGGAGCCTTTCTAAATACTCTCCTGAATGTCCTTGCCCTGAATCTTGGTTGTGTCATTTTAACTCCGAAGTTTATGCTCTATTTAAAAAATTTTTGATTATTGCGCCCTGATTTTAATAAATCTTAAGCAGTTTCCTCAGCATGCTGTTGAAGAATATTGCGAGGATGAAGTATGTCCAGAACCATCCGAGCTTCAGCCCGAATATGTTCACTGCAACAATGGGCTTATTGCCTACCTCAATTGACTTTATTTTGCCTGTTCCTCTCTCAACTGGCGCCTCGTATTTGGTTCCCGTTGTTATCTTGACTTTTTTCTGGTATGTGCTGTTTTCAAAGTCAAGGTCAATTGTGTAATCCCCCTCTGTTCCCAAGACAGTCCACTGCACCATGCTGTTCTCTATCTGTCTTGTGGTTTCGCCTGCTATCAAAAGATTGGGTGTTGCGCTTATTGACATGTTCCCTGTTGTTCCCGGAGCGAATTTTACAGTGAGGTTGAACTCCTGCCCCGGCGCTATTGGATAATATGCAAGGTTTGAGGACATCCACGCAAATATGATGAGTATCGGAATCCAACTTATCAGGGTGGATTTCAGGGAATATTTCATGTAGTCGCCGTTTATCTTCATGACTTCTGCATTCATCTGCATGAGCTTTTTCTGGTCGTTTTTTGCTTCCTTCATCTGCTGCTGGTAGCTCCCGAGCTTGTCTTTCAGCTCTTTCATGAGCTTCTGGTTTGTAGTCCACTTGTAGATGAATGTTATTATCAGTGTGATCAAAAAGGATATTGCGGCTATTGCAAGAAGGGGGCTTATCTTAAGGATAGGCATGAATACCGGGTCCAATATTGCATTTGCAGTTATCATTTTTTTGTCCCTGTTTTAAGAAGATAAAAAAGTCAAAAACTGTTTTTTTATCCCTTTATGAATTTCCTGAGCATGGGATTCATGTCCATTGCATGCTCCTTTGCTA includes the following:
- a CDS encoding EMC3/TMCO1 family protein, which translates into the protein MITANAILDPVFMPILKISPLLAIAAISFLITLIITFIYKWTTNQKLMKELKDKLGSYQQQMKEAKNDQKKLMQMNAEVMKINGDYMKYSLKSTLISWIPILIIFAWMSSNLAYYPIAPGQEFNLTVKFAPGTTGNMSISATPNLLIAGETTRQIENSMVQWTVLGTEGDYTIDLDFENSTYQKKVKITTGTKYEAPVERGTGKIKSIEVGNKPIVAVNIFGLKLGWFWTYFILAIFFNSMLRKLLKIY
- a CDS encoding 50S ribosomal protein L34e, encoding MTQPRFRARTFRRVFRKAPGGRILLHHEKRKNSGGKCAMCGASLNRAKTTAAAMKKLPKTAKRAERPYSNLCPKCMREVLKEKARQVSK